The Xanthomonas sp. DAR 34887 genome has a segment encoding these proteins:
- a CDS encoding DUF1501 domain-containing protein produces the protein MQLTRRRFLAASGAATCLSLWSGSGLATPGPQTRLLVVLLRGALDGLHALVPQGDADYARLRGALAPPQTLALDGSFALHPALAFAHALYARKQWLPVVAVAPPYRQRSHFEAQDCLENGTARPSGASSGWLNRCAAALRGADALSVSAVTPLIMRGPGAVSSWSPPLPSAVNPILLQRLQPLYAADAQLADGFARAVRGQGMQVDSVKGGQLPQAMSAAASFMAKADGPRIGFVEDSGWDTHGNQAAVLQRKLAELDAGVRAFHDGAGASWERSVVAVVTEFGRTAAVNGTGGTDHGTGGVAFLAGGAIRGGRVAGDWPGLSPRALNEGRDLRATTDLRGLFKHLLSAHLGVSEAALETQVFPGSGAVRAMEGLVASG, from the coding sequence ATGCAACTGACACGCCGCCGTTTTCTCGCCGCCAGCGGTGCGGCCACGTGTTTGAGCCTCTGGTCCGGTTCCGGCCTGGCGACGCCGGGACCGCAGACACGGCTGCTGGTGGTGTTGCTGCGCGGCGCGCTGGATGGACTGCATGCGCTGGTGCCGCAGGGCGATGCGGACTATGCGCGGCTGCGCGGCGCGCTGGCGCCGCCGCAGACGCTGGCGTTGGACGGCAGTTTCGCGTTGCATCCGGCGCTGGCCTTCGCCCACGCGCTGTATGCGCGCAAGCAGTGGTTGCCGGTGGTGGCGGTGGCACCGCCGTATCGGCAGCGCTCGCATTTCGAAGCGCAGGACTGCCTGGAAAACGGCACCGCGCGGCCCAGCGGCGCCTCCAGCGGTTGGCTCAACCGCTGTGCGGCGGCGCTGCGCGGCGCCGACGCGCTGTCGGTGAGCGCGGTGACGCCGTTGATCATGCGTGGCCCGGGTGCGGTCAGCAGTTGGTCGCCGCCGTTGCCGAGCGCGGTCAATCCGATCCTGCTGCAGCGGCTGCAGCCCCTGTACGCCGCGGATGCGCAACTGGCCGACGGCTTCGCGCGCGCGGTGCGCGGGCAGGGCATGCAGGTGGACAGCGTCAAGGGCGGGCAGCTGCCGCAGGCGATGAGCGCCGCCGCCAGCTTCATGGCCAAGGCCGATGGCCCACGGATCGGTTTCGTCGAGGATTCGGGCTGGGACACGCACGGCAACCAGGCCGCGGTGCTGCAGCGCAAGCTGGCCGAGCTCGATGCCGGCGTGCGCGCATTCCACGACGGCGCCGGTGCCAGTTGGGAGCGCAGCGTGGTCGCGGTGGTGACCGAGTTCGGACGCACGGCGGCGGTCAACGGCACCGGCGGTACCGATCACGGCACCGGTGGCGTCGCCTTCCTGGCCGGCGGCGCGATCCGCGGCGGACGCGTTGCCGGCGATTGGCCGGGGCTGTCGCCGCGGGCCCTGAACGAAGGCCGCGATCTGCGCGCGACCACCGACCTGCGCGGTCTGTTCAAACATCTGTTGAGCGCGCACCTGGGCGTGTCCGAAGCGGCGCTGGAAACGCAGGTGTTTCCGGGCAGCGGCGCGGTGCGGGCGATGGAAGGACTGGTGGCGTCGGGTTGA